The Lachnospiraceae bacterium oral taxon 500 genome window below encodes:
- the tsaB gene encoding tRNA (adenosine(37)-N6)-threonylcarbamoyltransferase complex dimerization subunit type 1 TsaB, whose translation MKILGLESSGQAASLAIAEDGKIAAEFTLNVGLTHSQTFLPLLDSMLTLGGLTLAEIDAIAVSAGPGSYTGLRIGIATAKGLALPSGKPVVPVSALEGLANNLADFQGRIFTLLFARSQELYYAQYQAEAGRLTEREAPQVLLLTEVIARIKEVQASGQAVAVAGDGFFQFEQELKTQLEPQSLFIPDRRRHQLSAASIALLGEQKLRAGDGIAGSQLVPVYLKKTQAERECGE comes from the coding sequence ATGAAAATATTGGGTTTGGAAAGCTCCGGTCAGGCGGCAAGTCTGGCGATTGCCGAGGATGGGAAAATAGCAGCAGAATTTACATTAAATGTAGGGCTGACACATTCTCAAACTTTTTTGCCTTTGCTGGACAGTATGCTGACCTTGGGAGGCCTTACGCTGGCAGAGATTGACGCGATTGCGGTTTCGGCAGGCCCCGGCTCTTATACCGGCTTGCGAATTGGGATTGCTACGGCCAAGGGTTTGGCTTTGCCCTCGGGAAAACCGGTTGTGCCGGTATCAGCCTTAGAAGGACTGGCCAATAATCTGGCTGATTTTCAGGGACGGATTTTTACGCTGTTGTTTGCCAGAAGTCAGGAACTGTATTATGCGCAGTATCAGGCCGAAGCGGGACGGCTGACCGAGAGGGAAGCGCCGCAGGTTTTGCTGCTTACGGAAGTGATTGCCCGAATCAAAGAGGTGCAGGCATCGGGTCAGGCAGTTGCAGTCGCAGGGGACGGTTTTTTTCAGTTTGAACAGGAATTGAAAACGCAGTTGGAGCCGCAGTCTCTTTTTATTCCGGACAGACGGCGGCATCAGTTGTCAGCAGCCAGTATTGCTCTTTTGGGCGAACAAAAGCTGCGGGCCGGAGATGGTATTGCCGGCAGCCAGCTTGTACCGGTCTATTTGAAAAAGACGCAGGCGGAAAGAGAATGCGGTGAATAA
- a CDS encoding transcriptional regulator: MAGFEHTSGFELIYAVVGYGLGSKFMHKARDYGLQGGTILPAKGTVQNAILNFFSLYDERKEMVLMGTDSRTAEEVMTKLARDFHFEKPNKGIAFSTPMRAIIGNSQTATQAENQEREDRTMYQLITTIVNRGKAEEVIDAAKAAGSRGGTIINARGSGVNETMKLFNMEIEPEKEVVLILSVKEAVENIVESIRKNLEIDKPGHGIIFIQEVSRAYGIYNDEK, translated from the coding sequence ATGGCGGGCTTTGAGCACACATCCGGTTTTGAATTGATTTATGCGGTGGTTGGTTACGGACTGGGCAGTAAGTTTATGCATAAGGCCAGGGACTATGGGCTGCAGGGCGGTACGATTCTGCCGGCAAAGGGAACGGTTCAGAACGCAATTTTGAACTTTTTTTCGCTGTATGATGAAAGAAAAGAAATGGTATTGATGGGAACGGACAGCCGGACGGCCGAGGAAGTTATGACTAAGCTGGCCCGGGATTTTCATTTTGAAAAACCAAACAAGGGAATTGCTTTTTCCACACCGATGCGGGCGATTATAGGAAACAGCCAGACGGCGACGCAAGCAGAGAATCAAGAAAGGGAAGACAGGACAATGTATCAATTGATTACGACGATCGTAAACAGAGGCAAGGCTGAGGAGGTAATTGACGCTGCCAAGGCTGCCGGTTCCAGAGGCGGAACGATTATTAATGCCAGGGGATCGGGCGTGAATGAAACGATGAAACTGTTTAACATGGAAATTGAACCGGAAAAAGAGGTTGTGCTGATTTTGTCGGTCAAAGAGGCAGTGGAAAATATCGTCGAGTCGATTCGGAAGAATCTGGAGATTGATAAACCGGGCCATGGTATTATTTTTATTCAGGAAGTCAGCCGGGCTTACGGGATCTATAATGACGAAAAATGA
- a CDS encoding DUF1538 domain-containing protein — translation MNLIVSKLKEVLSSVLPIIVLVLILNFTLTPLGGTLLVRFLIGCVLITLGLALFLIGVEIGITPLGSLTGLALAKTNKLWIVLIAGLILGFFISIAEPGLMVLANQVNLVTGGQISSWSLLVVVSVGLAVLLAFGFLRIFYNIPLYQVLLVIYLIIFGLSFFVSKEFLAIAFDSSGSTTGILAVPFILSLSVGISKLKKDSKASEKDSFGLVAIASTGAILGVMLLSLFGRSGEFTGDGESDILQIQPFSELIGTYFQESIMAVLPLFVVLLFLQKVSFRLSKRELRKLLTGFLFGFVGLFVFMLGVNGGFMNVGASIGNRLALLENKGYIIVIGLVLGVATILAEPAVYVLTHQIEDVTSGYVNRKAVLFSLAVGVGLAVALSVIRILVPGVQLWHYLLPSYILCIGLMFLTPKLFVGIAFDAGGVATGPMTATFILAFIQGAAQSFEGADLLTDGFGMIAMVATMPIITLQLLGLVFKMKTKEVEK, via the coding sequence TTGAATCTGATTGTTTCTAAATTAAAAGAGGTACTGTCATCGGTTTTACCGATTATTGTGCTGGTCTTGATTCTTAATTTTACCCTGACTCCCCTGGGCGGGACTTTGCTGGTTCGCTTTTTAATCGGCTGTGTGTTGATTACTTTGGGCTTGGCGCTGTTTCTGATTGGTGTTGAGATTGGAATTACGCCTCTGGGCAGTTTGACCGGTCTGGCGCTGGCAAAGACGAATAAGCTATGGATTGTTTTGATTGCCGGATTGATTTTGGGCTTTTTTATTTCGATTGCCGAGCCGGGACTAATGGTGCTGGCCAATCAGGTAAACCTGGTTACCGGCGGCCAGATTTCGAGCTGGAGCCTGCTGGTGGTGGTATCGGTGGGGCTGGCGGTATTGCTGGCATTTGGCTTTTTGCGGATTTTTTATAATATTCCCTTGTATCAGGTTTTGTTAGTCATATATCTTATTATTTTTGGCTTATCTTTTTTTGTATCCAAAGAGTTTTTAGCAATTGCTTTTGATTCTTCCGGTTCAACCACCGGTATTTTGGCGGTTCCTTTTATTTTATCGCTGTCGGTTGGTATTTCCAAATTAAAAAAGGATAGTAAGGCTTCGGAAAAAGACAGTTTTGGCTTGGTGGCGATTGCTTCAACCGGAGCGATTTTGGGTGTGATGCTGCTCAGCCTTTTTGGCAGGTCGGGTGAGTTTACCGGCGATGGCGAATCGGATATCCTGCAAATTCAGCCCTTTAGTGAATTGATCGGAACGTATTTTCAGGAAAGCATCATGGCGGTTTTGCCTTTATTTGTTGTTTTGCTGTTTTTGCAGAAAGTATCGTTCCGCTTATCCAAAAGAGAGCTGCGTAAGCTTTTAACCGGATTTTTATTTGGCTTTGTCGGGCTTTTTGTGTTTATGCTCGGTGTCAATGGCGGTTTTATGAACGTCGGCGCCAGTATCGGCAATCGCCTGGCTTTGCTGGAAAATAAAGGATATATTATTGTGATTGGCCTGGTTTTGGGGGTGGCGACTATTTTAGCCGAGCCGGCGGTGTATGTTTTGACCCATCAAATTGAGGACGTGACCAGCGGTTATGTCAATCGTAAAGCAGTGCTGTTTTCCCTGGCAGTGGGTGTCGGACTGGCGGTGGCGCTGTCGGTGATTCGGATTTTGGTGCCGGGCGTGCAGTTATGGCATTATTTGCTGCCCAGTTATATCCTTTGCATCGGGCTGATGTTTCTGACACCCAAGCTGTTTGTCGGTATTGCTTTTGATGCGGGCGGCGTGGCGACCGGCCCGATGACGGCCACCTTTATTTTGGCCTTTATTCAGGGAGCGGCCCAGTCTTTTGAGGGCGCGGATCTCTTGACGGACGGTTTCGGGATGATTGCAATGGTGGCGACGATGCCGATTATTACCTTGCAGCTTTTGGGATTGGTATTTAAAATGAAAACAAAAGAAGTGGAGAAATGA
- the rimI gene encoding ribosomal-protein-alanine N-acetyltransferase gives MEEIREMCLSDIEAVLRIEKGSFSLPWSAAAFENELNNPDTFYYVWTEDNEPMGYAGFWKILTDGNITNIAFSQSARGQGRGQKLVAFLKEKAGQMGITAMTLEVRKSNAAAIAVYQKNGFQIAGMRKDYYRKPAEDALIMWAEIKKEETQ, from the coding sequence ATGGAAGAAATCAGAGAAATGTGTTTATCCGACATAGAAGCCGTGCTGAGGATCGAAAAAGGAAGTTTTTCTTTGCCGTGGAGTGCGGCTGCCTTTGAAAATGAGTTGAATAACCCTGATACCTTTTATTATGTCTGGACAGAAGATAACGAGCCGATGGGTTATGCCGGATTTTGGAAAATCCTGACCGATGGAAACATTACCAATATTGCGTTCAGCCAGTCAGCCCGGGGGCAGGGACGGGGACAAAAATTGGTTGCTTTTTTAAAAGAAAAGGCCGGACAAATGGGCATAACAGCTATGACTTTGGAGGTCAGAAAAAGTAATGCGGCGGCGATTGCCGTGTATCAAAAAAATGGTTTTCAAATTGCCGGTATGCGTAAGGATTATTATCGAAAGCCGGCGGAAGATGCTTTAATCATGTGGGCGGAAATAAAAAAGGAGGAAACCCAATGA
- the tsaD gene encoding tRNA (adenosine(37)-N6)-threonylcarbamoyltransferase complex transferase subunit TsaD, with protein sequence MEQEKIRILAIETSCDETSAAVVANGREILSNIISSQIASHQRFGGVVPELASRMHIEKIDQVISEAMAQADCGFEDLSAIAVTYGPGLVGALLVGVAEAKALAYALNLPLVPVHHISGHIAANYIEEPRLEPPFLCLIVSGGHTHLVKTEDYGKYTILGRTRDDAIGEAFDKIARQVGLGYPGGPKIDQAAKQGNEDAIVFPKAHIEGSYDFSFSGVKSAVINYLHRAEQRGETVCREDLAASFQKAVTDVVIEKTMQAAECYGLKKIALAGGVAANSRLRAGMEKACQERGYFFHVPSPIYCTDNAAMIGVAAYHEYLKGNFARLNLNAVPGLKLG encoded by the coding sequence ATGGAACAAGAAAAAATAAGGATTTTGGCGATTGAAACCTCCTGCGACGAAACCTCGGCGGCAGTGGTGGCAAACGGTCGGGAAATCCTTTCTAATATTATTTCTTCTCAGATTGCTTCCCATCAGCGGTTTGGCGGCGTGGTGCCGGAACTGGCTTCCCGGATGCATATTGAGAAAATTGATCAGGTAATCAGTGAAGCAATGGCGCAGGCCGATTGCGGATTTGAAGATTTGTCGGCCATTGCCGTTACTTATGGTCCGGGGCTGGTAGGAGCGCTGCTGGTCGGTGTGGCCGAGGCCAAAGCTTTGGCTTATGCCCTGAATCTGCCGCTGGTGCCGGTGCATCATATCAGCGGACATATTGCCGCCAATTATATTGAAGAACCAAGGCTGGAACCGCCGTTTTTGTGCCTGATTGTTTCGGGCGGACATACGCATTTGGTTAAAACCGAAGATTACGGTAAGTACACGATTTTAGGCAGAACCAGAGATGATGCCATCGGTGAGGCCTTTGATAAAATTGCCCGGCAAGTGGGACTGGGCTATCCGGGCGGACCGAAAATTGATCAGGCGGCCAAACAGGGGAATGAAGATGCTATCGTTTTTCCTAAGGCGCATATCGAAGGCAGTTATGACTTCAGCTTCAGCGGCGTTAAATCGGCGGTGATTAATTATCTGCACCGGGCGGAGCAGCGTGGCGAAACGGTTTGTCGGGAGGATTTGGCGGCTTCCTTTCAAAAGGCGGTTACGGATGTAGTGATTGAGAAAACCATGCAGGCAGCGGAGTGTTACGGCTTAAAGAAAATTGCTTTGGCCGGCGGAGTAGCGGCCAATTCTAGGTTGCGTGCGGGAATGGAAAAAGCGTGTCAGGAGCGGGGGTATTTTTTTCATGTGCCGTCCCCCATATATTGTACCGATAATGCGGCCATGATTGGAGTGGCGGCTTATCATGAATATTTAAAAGGAAACTTTGCCCGGCTGAATTTGAATGCCGTGCCGGGGTTGAAGCTGGGATGA
- the tkt gene encoding transketolase, whose protein sequence is MNIEQKVINTLRGLSADTVQKANSGHPGLPLGAAPAAFTLWAKAMKHNPHHAGWYNRDRFILSAGHGSALLYSLLHVFDYGLKLEDLQAFRQWGSLTPGHPEYGHTTGVEATTGPLGAGFAMAVGMAMGEAHLAAKYNREEYKPVDHYTYALCGDGCLMEGISSEAASLAGSLGLGKLIVVYDSNRITIEGSTEIAFTEDVAERFAAYHWQVLDVADGNDVTAIEKAIAEAKADLTRPSLIVTHTMIGYGCPALQGSEESHGAPLGADNVRAMKENLGLPAEKDFFVDADVYAYAKEVLQKGEQAEAEWNAAWAAYEKAYPELAEELSKRLSGKLNLAFMDEPDFWSFADKPNATRNLSGEVIQRIAAKTPVLFGGSADLAPSTKTYMKGQGDFGKQDYTGRNLHFGVRELAMAGILNGLELHGGFKAYGATFFVFSDYMKPMIRLAALMNIAPVYVLTHDSIGVGEDGPTHQPVEQLASLRSMPNVITFRPADAKETAAGWYAAMHSQQTPVALVLTRQNLPNYAGSGKEALKGAYILSDCEKAVPDVLLMASGSEVEPMMKAQAMLKADGIAARVISMPSFELFEKQPAEYKAKVMPPEVTVRLAMEAGSSFGWHKYLGFSGRMIAMEGFGASGPAEIAFREFGFTPENAVRQVKEMLK, encoded by the coding sequence ATGAATATTGAACAAAAAGTAATCAATACCTTGCGCGGCTTATCCGCAGATACGGTACAAAAAGCCAATTCCGGACATCCCGGACTTCCGCTGGGTGCAGCGCCGGCTGCGTTTACGCTGTGGGCCAAAGCGATGAAGCATAACCCGCATCATGCCGGGTGGTATAACCGGGATCGTTTTATTTTATCGGCCGGTCATGGTTCGGCATTGCTTTATTCTTTGCTGCATGTCTTTGACTACGGTTTGAAGCTGGAAGACTTGCAGGCGTTCCGGCAATGGGGATCGCTGACACCGGGACATCCCGAATATGGCCACACTACCGGGGTGGAAGCCACGACCGGCCCATTGGGTGCGGGCTTTGCAATGGCGGTTGGGATGGCAATGGGCGAAGCGCATTTAGCGGCCAAGTATAACCGGGAAGAATATAAGCCGGTTGATCATTATACCTATGCCCTGTGCGGTGACGGCTGTCTGATGGAAGGCATCAGCTCGGAAGCGGCTTCTTTAGCCGGAAGTCTGGGATTGGGAAAACTGATTGTGGTGTATGATTCCAATCGGATTACAATTGAAGGCAGCACCGAGATTGCTTTTACTGAAGATGTGGCCGAGCGCTTTGCTGCTTATCATTGGCAGGTGCTTGACGTGGCCGACGGCAATGATGTGACGGCGATTGAAAAAGCAATTGCTGAGGCGAAGGCAGATTTGACCAGACCTAGTTTGATTGTAACGCATACCATGATCGGCTATGGCTGTCCGGCTTTGCAGGGCAGTGAAGAGTCGCATGGTGCGCCGCTGGGGGCAGATAATGTCAGAGCAATGAAAGAAAACTTAGGCTTGCCGGCAGAGAAAGACTTTTTTGTGGATGCGGATGTTTATGCCTATGCCAAAGAAGTTCTGCAAAAAGGGGAGCAGGCAGAAGCGGAATGGAACGCGGCTTGGGCTGCTTATGAAAAGGCGTATCCGGAGTTGGCTGAAGAACTGTCAAAGCGACTGTCCGGCAAACTGAATTTGGCTTTTATGGACGAACCGGATTTTTGGAGTTTTGCCGATAAGCCGAATGCCACCCGGAATCTGTCCGGTGAAGTGATTCAGCGGATTGCCGCCAAAACGCCGGTTTTATTTGGCGGCTCGGCAGATTTGGCGCCGTCAACCAAAACGTATATGAAAGGCCAAGGGGATTTCGGTAAGCAGGATTATACCGGCCGGAATCTGCATTTTGGTGTGCGCGAACTGGCGATGGCCGGTATTTTGAACGGCTTGGAGCTGCACGGTGGCTTTAAGGCCTATGGAGCGACCTTCTTTGTGTTCAGCGATTATATGAAGCCGATGATTCGGCTGGCGGCGCTGATGAATATTGCACCGGTTTATGTTTTAACGCATGACAGCATCGGTGTCGGCGAAGACGGCCCGACGCATCAGCCGGTAGAGCAGTTGGCATCGCTGCGCAGCATGCCGAATGTTATTACTTTCCGTCCGGCGGATGCGAAGGAAACGGCGGCCGGTTGGTATGCGGCTATGCATTCGCAGCAAACACCGGTTGCGTTGGTTTTGACCCGGCAAAACTTGCCGAATTATGCCGGCAGTGGGAAAGAAGCCTTAAAGGGTGCCTATATTTTGTCGGACTGCGAAAAAGCCGTGCCGGATGTATTACTGATGGCCAGCGGTTCAGAAGTAGAGCCGATGATGAAAGCACAGGCGATGTTAAAGGCGGACGGCATTGCGGCCAGAGTTATCAGTATGCCCAGCTTTGAACTCTTTGAAAAACAGCCGGCAGAATATAAGGCCAAGGTCATGCCGCCGGAGGTGACGGTACGGTTGGCGATGGAAGCGGGCAGCAGCTTTGGCTGGCACAAGTATCTGGGCTTCTCCGGCCGAATGATTGCTATGGAAGGCTTCGGTGCTTCCGGTCCGGCTGAGATTGCTTTTCGGGAGTTTGGCTTTACGCCGGAAAACGCAGTTCGCCAGGTAAAAGAGATGTTAAAATAG
- the holA gene encoding DNA polymerase III subunit delta, whose product MSKELDKALTDKKRLFLLYGPEQYLLEKNMEKIIHTYLREGEADLNLEVLESLPKDVFELVNKCETLPFMAEYRVVVLKNTGIFEYKDKAALELLTEKIEKLPESTVLIIKETSVDKRKKLFKLFQTGGCVEEQDYLTEEQLIQYLGKWFYRYQLRIKTGTARLLLQRAGMELTGLLNECEKLAALATEVVTDEMVTALVPERLESKIFQLTDALGRKDRQAALENYQVMLQNRESVTGILFMIGRQIRQISQTKLLLARRTPAAEMTKLLGVPPFVLNKLTAQAKLFQPEELDHFIRELVQLEWDYKTGRTDLEIGIALLIVSAGK is encoded by the coding sequence ATGAGTAAAGAGTTGGATAAGGCTTTGACGGATAAAAAACGGCTTTTTCTGCTGTATGGGCCGGAGCAGTATTTGCTGGAAAAAAATATGGAAAAAATCATTCACACTTATCTGCGCGAGGGAGAGGCGGATTTAAACTTAGAGGTGCTGGAAAGTCTGCCCAAGGATGTGTTTGAATTGGTAAATAAATGCGAAACGCTGCCGTTTATGGCTGAGTACCGGGTAGTGGTTTTAAAAAATACGGGTATTTTTGAATATAAGGATAAGGCGGCGTTGGAACTGCTGACTGAAAAAATAGAAAAACTGCCGGAGAGTACGGTTTTGATCATTAAAGAAACGTCAGTTGATAAGCGAAAAAAGTTGTTTAAGCTGTTTCAAACCGGCGGCTGTGTGGAGGAGCAGGATTATCTGACGGAAGAGCAGCTGATTCAGTATCTGGGTAAATGGTTTTATCGCTATCAGCTGCGGATTAAAACCGGTACGGCAAGGCTTCTGCTGCAAAGAGCCGGTATGGAGCTGACGGGATTATTAAATGAATGCGAGAAGCTGGCGGCGCTGGCTACGGAAGTTGTGACGGATGAAATGGTTACGGCTTTAGTACCGGAGCGGCTGGAATCCAAGATTTTTCAGTTGACGGACGCGTTGGGGCGAAAGGATCGGCAGGCGGCGCTGGAAAATTATCAGGTTATGCTGCAAAACAGGGAATCGGTGACCGGGATTTTATTTATGATTGGCCGTCAGATTCGGCAAATCAGCCAAACCAAGCTGCTGCTGGCCAGACGCACACCGGCGGCAGAAATGACCAAGCTGCTGGGCGTTCCGCCCTTTGTCTTAAATAAATTAACGGCGCAGGCCAAGCTGTTTCAGCCGGAGGAACTGGATCATTTCATCCGGGAACTGGTGCAGCTGGAATGGGACTATAAAACAGGCAGAACCGATCTCGAAATCGGTATTGCCCTCCTGATTGTCAGTGCCGGAAAATGA
- a CDS encoding ribonuclease Z, translating into MLDICLLGTGGMMPLPYRWLTSLIARHNGSNLLIDCGEGTQITLKEQGWGYKQIDIICITHFHADHISGLPGLLLAMANSERTEPLLMIGPKGLEKVVNALRVIVPQLPFAIQFHEVKEDREEISRKGYRIRAFHVNHRVNCYGYALHIDRQGRFNAENAKALDIPIRFWSKLQKGDTIEWEGRRFTPDMVLGEERKGLHVTYCTDTRPTLSIEEEAKGSDLFICEGMYADKLENTNAVAYKHMTFEEAATLAKKAGVKKLWLTHFSPSLIYPKEQLPVAKAIFKNTVIPRDRETMTLTFE; encoded by the coding sequence ATGTTAGATATTTGTTTGCTGGGAACCGGCGGAATGATGCCATTGCCTTATCGGTGGCTGACTTCGCTGATTGCCAGACATAACGGCAGCAATCTTTTAATTGACTGCGGGGAAGGAACGCAAATCACATTAAAGGAGCAGGGCTGGGGCTATAAACAGATTGATATAATCTGTATTACGCACTTTCATGCCGACCACATCAGCGGCCTGCCCGGCCTGCTCCTGGCTATGGCCAATTCAGAGCGAACCGAACCGCTGTTGATGATTGGACCAAAGGGGTTGGAAAAAGTGGTGAATGCGCTGCGGGTTATTGTGCCGCAGCTGCCTTTTGCCATTCAATTTCATGAGGTTAAGGAAGACCGGGAAGAAATTAGCCGGAAAGGCTATCGGATCCGGGCATTTCATGTCAATCATCGGGTCAATTGCTACGGCTATGCCCTGCATATTGACCGGCAGGGGAGATTTAACGCCGAGAATGCCAAAGCGCTGGATATTCCGATTCGTTTCTGGTCAAAGCTGCAAAAAGGTGATACGATCGAATGGGAAGGACGGCGGTTTACGCCGGATATGGTTTTGGGTGAGGAGCGAAAAGGGCTGCATGTGACGTATTGCACTGACACCCGGCCGACTTTGTCGATTGAGGAAGAAGCGAAGGGCTCCGATTTATTTATTTGCGAAGGAATGTATGCGGACAAGCTGGAAAATACGAATGCGGTTGCCTATAAGCATATGACTTTTGAAGAGGCGGCGACTTTGGCCAAAAAGGCCGGAGTGAAAAAGCTGTGGCTGACGCATTTCAGCCCGTCGCTGATTTACCCGAAAGAGCAGCTGCCGGTGGCAAAAGCAATCTTTAAAAATACAGTCATTCCCAGGGATCGGGAAACAATGACTTTAACTTTTGAATAG
- a CDS encoding phosphohydrolase has translation MLEHEIISRAKEYVRELFSKEFSGHDYWHTMRVLKMAKRLAAEEQADIFVVQLAALLHDVDDIKLSPNTHEKKENAVRFMHQVSLEDKMINRVCIIIDEISFAGQSIFPSTIEGKCVQDADRLDALGAIGIARAFAFGGNHHRVMHDPGISPNFNMSKEEYRKSNSTTINHFYEKLFQLKELMNTNSGKRLAAEREAFMKDFLKEFMCEWQGES, from the coding sequence ATGTTGGAACATGAAATTATCAGCAGAGCAAAAGAATATGTGAGAGAGTTATTTTCCAAGGAGTTCAGCGGGCATGATTATTGGCATACGATGCGGGTACTAAAGATGGCGAAAAGATTGGCGGCAGAAGAACAGGCAGATATCTTTGTTGTACAACTGGCAGCTTTGCTGCATGATGTTGATGATATTAAGCTGTCGCCGAATACCCATGAAAAAAAGGAGAATGCAGTCCGCTTTATGCATCAAGTGAGCCTTGAGGATAAAATGATAAATAGGGTTTGTATAATTATTGATGAAATTTCATTTGCCGGCCAATCAATATTTCCAAGTACGATTGAAGGAAAATGTGTTCAGGATGCAGATCGTCTGGATGCCCTTGGGGCAATCGGTATTGCCAGAGCATTTGCTTTTGGAGGAAATCATCATCGGGTAATGCATGATCCGGGGATTTCTCCCAATTTCAATATGAGTAAGGAAGAATATCGTAAATCAAATTCGACTACGATTAATCATTTTTATGAAAAGCTGTTTCAACTGAAAGAACTGATGAACACAAATAGCGGCAAGCGGTTGGCCGCAGAAAGAGAAGCTTTTATGAAAGATTTCCTTAAAGAATTTATGTGCGAATGGCAGGGTGAAAGTTAG